The stretch of DNA CGCTTCCTCGCGGCGCTGGCCGAGCACGAGTTGGCCGAGCGCGACAGACGACGCATCGAGCGTCATCTCGCCGAGGCGCGCCTGCCACCCGGCAAGACGCTCGATGGCTTCGACTTCGCCGCCGTGCCGATGCTCTCGAAGGCTCAGGTCATGGCGGTCGCCGCCGGCGACGCTTGGCTGGCGCAGGGGGCCAACCTGCTCCTGTTCGGTCCACCTGGCGGTGGGAAGAGCCATCTCGCCGCCGCGATCGGGCTCGCTCTCGTCGAGGCCGGCTTCAAGGTGCTGTTCACCCGCACCACCGACCTCGTCCAGAAGCTGCAGGTCGCCCGGCGCGACCTCGGCCTGGAGGCGGCCATCGGCCGGCTCGACCGCTTCGACCTGCTGATCCTCGACGACCTCGCCTACGTCACCAAGGACCAAGCCGAAACGAGCGTGCTGTTCGAGCTGATCAGCGCCCGCTACGAGCGCCGCTCCCTGATGATCACCGCCAACCAGCCCTTCGGCGAGTGGGGTCGGATCTTCCCCGATCCGGCCATGACGCTCGCTGCCGTCGACCGGCTGGTGCACCATGCCACCATCTTCGAGATGAACGTCGAGAGCTACCGGCGTCGCACGGCCCTGGATCGGAAACGCGGTCCTGGTCGACCGCCAACTCGCGCGACAATCAAAACTGCCGATGCGTGACGCTCCGCGACACGAACCTGACCCGACGCCACCTTGCGCCGGTCGATCGACCCGCTCATCATCAACCCGCCGCGACACCGGTCACTCATCCTGATTGTCGCTGACATCTCATCCAGATCGCCGCGCTACAGGTTCGAGGTCACCACGGTCGAGCCACGCTCGTAGCGCTGCGAGAAGACCTCAAACAGCAACTCCGCCCCCGTCGACGACAGCGGCACGTAGCCGAGTTCGTCGACGATCAGGAGCTTGACCGCGGCTAGTTCGCGCTGAAGCCGGAGCAGACGACGCTCGTCGCGCGCCTCCAGGAGTTGGTTGACCAGCGAGGCCGCGGTGGTGAACGTGACCGAGAAGCCCTTCTGGCAAGCCGCCAAGCCGAGAGCCAAGGCGATGTGGGTCTTGCCAGTGCCCGAGTTGCCAAGTGCGATGACGTTCTCCCGGCCGAGGATGTAGCCACAGCGGGCCAGTTCCAGCACGAGCATCTTGTTCAGGCTCGGGATCGCGGCAAAGTCGAACGTGTCGAGGCTCTTCACCGCCGGGAAGCGCGCCGCCCGGATGCGGCGCTCGACCATGCGCCGCTCACGGTCGATCAGCTCCAGTTCAACCAGCCGCAACAGGTAGCGCGAGTGGTCCAGGCCGCTCTGAGCGCACTCGCGGGCAACCTTGTCGTACTCGCGCAGCACCGTGGGCAGCTTGAGCTGCTTGAGGTGGTGAGCCAGCAGGACGCCCGGCGTGGTCTCGTCGCGCGCCGGGCTCATGCGGCCACCTCCGGCACCAGCACGGCATAGTCGGCAGCCACGGTGGTCCGCACCGTGGTTCTGGGCAGGTGCGGATAGGCTGCCAGGTCGAGCCGGGGCGGTCGGTGCTCGAGTCGGGCCAGCGCAATCAGCTTGACCGCATCGAAGCCGATCGCCCCGAGCCGGATCGCCTCCGCGACGGCTGCGGCCACCACGTCCTTGGGCATCGCCTCCATCAGGCGCAGCACCTGGATGAACTCGCGCTTGCCCCGGTTGCCCATGCGCGCCTCCAGGAGATGGCGCAGGTGCTGGAACGCCTCGGGCAGATCCCAGTCCTGGAGGGCCGCCGCTTGGTCGAGGGCGTTCGGCTTGGTCTCGATCAGCGCGAGGTAGTGCAGCGGCTCGGAGACGAACACGCCGGTGCCGTAGCTGCGTTCGTGCCGGGCGATCTCGATCCCGCCGCACAGGATCACGACCTCGTCGACGAAGCCCTTCACCAGCACGTCCCGGAAGCCGTAGGCGGTGGGCACCGAGTAGTCGTTGCCGTGATAGCGCACCAGCGCGGTCGAGGAGACACGACCAGCCCGCTTCTCGCACGGCTCCAGCGGGACCGCCGGCAGGGCGCGCAGGACCGCACGGTCGGCCACGAGCCGCGTACCGATGAGCTCGGCAGACCGACCGGCACACTCATCCTGCCGGACTCGGCAGCGTCGCTCCAGATCAGCGTTCAGCGCCTCGAACGAAGCTGCCTCCGGAGCCGGGGTCATGAAGTTGGACCGGGCGAACTTGACCAGCCCTTCGACTTTGCCCTTGTCGTTGCCCCTGCCCGGACGGCCGAAGCGGTCGCGGAACAGGTAGTGGCTCACCAACTCG from Methylobacterium sp. PvR107 encodes:
- the istB gene encoding IS21-like element helper ATPase IstB, whose protein sequence is MKALARTTTAVDTARLGIMLGELRLPTIKTVWPRFAEQADKEGWPAARFLAALAEHELAERDRRRIERHLAEARLPPGKTLDGFDFAAVPMLSKAQVMAVAAGDAWLAQGANLLLFGPPGGGKSHLAAAIGLALVEAGFKVLFTRTTDLVQKLQVARRDLGLEAAIGRLDRFDLLILDDLAYVTKDQAETSVLFELISARYERRSLMITANQPFGEWGRIFPDPAMTLAAVDRLVHHATIFEMNVESYRRRTALDRKRGPGRPPTRATIKTADA
- the istA gene encoding IS21 family transposase, yielding MFAVEVYAAVRQFVFIEGNSRREAARVFGLSRETIAKMCRFSLPPGYTRSKPVEKPKLGPLLPVITAILETDRSAPIKQRHTAKRIFERLRDEHGYAGGYTVVKDHVRICRSQGRETFVPLAHPPGHAQVDFGEAVATIGGVRRKIHFFCMDLPHSDACFVKAYPRETTEAFLDGHVAAFAFFTGVPLSILYDNTKIAVAKICGDGQRERTRAFTELVSHYLFRDRFGRPGRGNDKGKVEGLVKFARSNFMTPAPEAASFEALNADLERRCRVRQDECAGRSAELIGTRLVADRAVLRALPAVPLEPCEKRAGRVSSTALVRYHGNDYSVPTAYGFRDVLVKGFVDEVVILCGGIEIARHERSYGTGVFVSEPLHYLALIETKPNALDQAAALQDWDLPEAFQHLRHLLEARMGNRGKREFIQVLRLMEAMPKDVVAAAVAEAIRLGAIGFDAVKLIALARLEHRPPRLDLAAYPHLPRTTVRTTVAADYAVLVPEVAA